Proteins from a single region of Sphingopyxis sp. BSN-002:
- a CDS encoding TonB-dependent receptor, with protein MTTTKFKLALALSTTMAMAMIAAPAAAQDTPAEADAPFATTDIIVTAQKREQNLQDVPVAISVVSGDQLERANVNSAEQLFQRVPTLTFRKGNTNKDSALSIRGVGTISFSSGVEPSVSTVIDGVVYARTGQQTSDFLDVERIEVLRGPQGSLFGKNASAGVINIVSRDPGNQLGGYIDAAWYEGNEYRIRGSVGGPLSDSVRASVTGFWSQYDGNARNVFNGHKVNGYEHWGVRGKLIAEPSDALKITLIADYSKNSDNGYADSIGTVFSSAFNNAVFIPSLAPLTLDGKNKDIDNDLDPYTKDKNSGVSGQFDLDLGGATLTSITAYRHWYNFQVRDGDFRSDAPKYVNTGTASGDVRSHDLGDLAFDQFTQELRIASSNPQFFEYVAGLYYYHTKEVDYFNRTVTACTASTLPTVGGLTPCAAGSSTYTTNQGNADFTTKLTSYSAFGQGTLNFTDAFRGIIGLRYTEDKVSYDFARTSTQATAFTGVNPAFASAGSIKDNGWSGNAGLQYDLSDDVVGYVTYTRGYKGPALNIFFNMLARDTGRIDPEKSNAYEAGLKMRLFDRRLTLNLATFYAKYDNYQANFLDIVAGQVVTRLTNAGSVSTRGIEMDFNAAITDDFSLSGGFNYTDAHINKFICPAGAAVTCADAINGKPLPFAPKYKGTVTMDWRLPLDVGFNVDLNSSLVYQSKTNFDINQNPNAFQNAYAIWDAGVRFSTKDDKYSLSLIVKNLTDKQFVIQRIPNGTSFMRQITPRDAERYFGVTGRVNF; from the coding sequence ATGACGACGACGAAGTTCAAGCTGGCTCTGGCGCTTTCGACGACGATGGCGATGGCCATGATCGCCGCCCCCGCCGCCGCGCAGGATACGCCGGCCGAAGCCGACGCGCCCTTCGCGACCACCGACATCATCGTCACCGCGCAGAAGCGCGAACAGAATCTGCAGGACGTACCGGTCGCGATCTCGGTCGTCTCGGGCGACCAGCTTGAGCGCGCGAACGTCAATTCAGCCGAGCAGCTGTTCCAGCGCGTCCCCACGCTGACCTTCCGCAAGGGCAACACCAACAAGGATTCGGCGCTGTCGATCCGCGGCGTCGGCACGATCAGCTTCTCGTCGGGCGTCGAGCCGTCGGTGTCGACCGTGATCGACGGCGTCGTCTATGCCCGCACCGGCCAGCAGACCTCGGATTTCCTCGATGTCGAGCGTATCGAGGTCCTGCGCGGTCCGCAGGGCAGCCTGTTCGGCAAGAATGCGAGCGCCGGCGTGATCAATATCGTATCGCGCGATCCCGGTAACCAGCTCGGCGGTTATATCGACGCCGCCTGGTACGAGGGGAATGAATATCGCATCCGGGGCAGCGTCGGCGGCCCGCTCAGCGACAGCGTCCGCGCTTCGGTCACCGGCTTCTGGTCGCAGTATGACGGCAACGCCCGCAACGTGTTCAACGGCCACAAGGTCAACGGCTATGAGCATTGGGGCGTTCGCGGCAAGCTGATCGCCGAACCGAGCGATGCGCTGAAGATCACGCTGATCGCCGATTATTCGAAGAACAGCGACAATGGCTATGCCGACAGCATCGGCACGGTCTTCTCGTCGGCATTCAACAATGCGGTGTTCATCCCCAGCCTTGCCCCGCTGACGCTCGACGGCAAGAACAAGGATATCGACAACGACCTCGATCCGTACACGAAGGACAAGAACAGCGGCGTGTCGGGGCAGTTCGACCTCGACCTCGGCGGCGCGACGCTCACATCGATCACCGCCTATCGCCACTGGTACAACTTCCAGGTCCGCGACGGCGATTTCCGTTCGGACGCCCCCAAATATGTGAACACCGGCACCGCTTCGGGCGACGTGCGTTCGCACGATCTTGGCGATCTGGCATTCGACCAGTTCACACAGGAGCTGCGCATCGCCTCGTCGAATCCGCAGTTCTTCGAATATGTTGCGGGCCTTTATTACTACCACACGAAAGAAGTCGACTATTTCAACCGCACCGTCACGGCCTGCACCGCATCGACGCTGCCGACCGTCGGCGGGCTGACCCCCTGCGCGGCGGGATCGTCGACCTATACGACGAACCAGGGCAACGCCGACTTCACGACGAAACTGACCAGCTATTCGGCCTTCGGCCAAGGCACGCTCAACTTCACCGACGCGTTCCGCGGGATCATCGGCCTGCGCTATACCGAGGACAAGGTCAGCTATGACTTCGCGCGCACCTCGACGCAGGCGACCGCCTTCACCGGGGTGAATCCGGCTTTCGCGTCGGCCGGCTCGATCAAGGACAATGGCTGGTCGGGCAACGCCGGCCTGCAGTATGACCTTAGCGACGACGTGGTCGGCTATGTCACCTACACCCGCGGCTACAAGGGTCCGGCGCTCAACATCTTCTTCAACATGCTGGCGCGCGATACCGGCCGCATCGACCCCGAAAAGTCGAACGCGTACGAAGCGGGCCTGAAGATGCGGCTGTTCGACCGCCGCCTGACGCTGAACCTCGCGACCTTCTATGCGAAGTACGACAATTATCAGGCGAACTTCCTCGACATCGTCGCAGGCCAGGTCGTCACGCGCCTGACCAACGCCGGTTCGGTGTCGACGCGCGGCATCGAAATGGACTTCAACGCTGCAATCACCGACGATTTCTCGCTGTCGGGCGGCTTCAACTACACCGACGCGCACATCAACAAGTTCATCTGCCCCGCGGGCGCCGCGGTGACCTGTGCCGATGCGATCAACGGCAAGCCGCTGCCCTTTGCGCCCAAATACAAGGGCACGGTGACGATGGACTGGCGCCTGCCGCTGGACGTCGGGTTCAACGTCGATCTGAACAGCTCGCTCGTTTACCAGAGCAAGACCAATTTCGACATCAACCAGAACCCGAACGCCTTCCAGAACGCCTATGCGATCTGGGACGCCGGGGTGCGGTTCAGCACGAAGGACGACAAGTACAGCCTGTCGCTGATCGTCAAGAACCTGACCGACAAGCAGTTCGTGATCCAGCGCATCCCGAACGGCACCAGCTTCATGCGCCAGATCACCCCCCGCGATGCCGAGCGCTATTTCGGAGTCACGGGCCGCGTGAACTTCTAA
- a CDS encoding LysR substrate-binding domain-containing protein produces the protein MRQVEAFRAVMMSGGITAAASMLNISQPSVSRLIADMERAVGFRLFDRRGARVHPTAQAQALYEAVRRSYAGLDLLDQAARRIRAHPVGTVRIAALAAIAMAILPAVIARFRILYPDIKITVESLGQRAIEERVFLGQADLGIGVDAQGREGIRSTLLSRAEYVCILPANHPLAAREHLAVEDLAGEEFIGPMHEADALWNGIDAALEKSGIPVSRRLETQHSQILYAFVEAGLGVSIAEPFSAPLFHRLNVAIRPIAPPVYLDFALLEPDIGPTPEIVAWLNADVARETEACLAHVKRVVSSR, from the coding sequence ATGAGACAGGTCGAGGCGTTTCGCGCCGTCATGATGAGCGGGGGCATCACCGCCGCCGCGTCGATGCTCAACATCAGCCAGCCGTCGGTGAGCCGGCTGATCGCCGACATGGAGCGTGCGGTGGGCTTTCGCCTGTTCGACCGGCGCGGCGCGCGCGTGCACCCGACCGCGCAGGCGCAGGCGCTGTATGAGGCGGTGCGGCGGAGCTATGCAGGTCTCGACCTGCTCGACCAGGCGGCGCGGCGTATCCGCGCGCATCCGGTCGGCACGGTGCGGATCGCGGCGCTGGCGGCGATCGCGATGGCGATCCTGCCCGCGGTGATCGCGCGCTTCCGCATCCTCTATCCCGACATCAAGATCACGGTGGAGTCGCTGGGTCAGCGCGCGATCGAGGAGCGCGTGTTCCTGGGGCAGGCCGATCTGGGGATCGGAGTCGATGCGCAGGGTCGCGAAGGCATCCGCTCGACCCTCCTCTCCCGCGCCGAATATGTCTGCATCCTGCCCGCCAACCACCCGCTCGCAGCGCGCGAGCATCTGGCGGTCGAAGATCTGGCGGGCGAGGAATTCATCGGACCGATGCACGAGGCTGACGCGCTGTGGAACGGCATTGACGCTGCCTTGGAGAAGTCGGGCATCCCGGTGTCACGGCGGCTGGAGACGCAGCACTCGCAAATCCTGTACGCGTTCGTCGAGGCGGGGCTCGGCGTGTCGATCGCCGAGCCGTTCAGCGCGCCGCTGTTCCACCGGCTGAACGTCGCGATTCGCCCGATCGCGCCGCCGGTCTACCTCGACTTCGCGCTGCTGGAGCCCGATATCGGCCCGACGCCGGAGATCGTCGCGTGGTTGAACGCCGATGTGGCGCGCGAGACCGAGGCGTGTCTGGCGCATGTGAAGCGGGTGGTTTCGTCGCGATAA
- a CDS encoding phytanoyl-CoA dioxygenase family protein, whose protein sequence is MDYSAQREQFATEGYAVFERILEGPLLDLLREECGRVIEREDARLDGLGVEVDGISHKGKRYFAGECQRKQPDLRNMLFSETMADVCRATLGDDAYFFYDQYVVKGASEGMPFSWHQDSGYVVGNGGPADHKPYLTCWCTLDDTTVANGTVRIMPFSQAPETREGIVPHIRQPGSNDLVGYTGDNEGVTLEVPAGSIVAFSSLALHATGSNSTPNMRRVYLAQYSPEPILNPGTNHLRRNAIAFLRGGSQVTFN, encoded by the coding sequence ATGGATTATTCGGCGCAGCGCGAACAATTCGCGACCGAGGGCTATGCCGTGTTCGAACGCATCCTCGAAGGCCCGCTGCTTGATCTGCTGCGCGAGGAATGCGGCCGCGTGATCGAGCGCGAGGACGCCCGCCTCGACGGCCTCGGCGTCGAGGTCGACGGCATCAGCCACAAGGGCAAGCGCTACTTCGCCGGCGAATGCCAGCGCAAGCAGCCCGACCTCCGCAACATGTTGTTCAGCGAGACGATGGCCGATGTCTGCCGTGCGACGCTCGGCGACGACGCCTATTTCTTCTACGACCAATATGTCGTGAAGGGCGCCAGCGAAGGCATGCCGTTCAGCTGGCACCAGGACTCGGGCTATGTCGTCGGCAATGGCGGCCCCGCCGATCACAAGCCGTACCTCACCTGCTGGTGCACGCTCGATGACACGACGGTCGCCAACGGCACCGTCCGCATCATGCCCTTCTCGCAGGCGCCCGAAACGCGCGAGGGCATCGTTCCACATATCCGCCAGCCGGGCAGCAACGACCTCGTCGGCTATACCGGCGACAATGAGGGCGTGACGCTCGAGGTTCCCGCGGGCAGCATCGTTGCCTTCTCCAGCCTCGCGCTCCACGCGACCGGATCGAATTCGACCCCGAACATGCGCCGCGTCTATCTGGCGCAATATTCGCCCGAACCGATCCTCAATCCGGGCACCAACCATCTCCGCCGCAACGCGATCGCCTTCCTGCGCGGCGGCAGTCAGGTCACCTTCAACTAA
- a CDS encoding NAD(P)H-dependent oxidoreductase, whose protein sequence is MIDRPVSAHRPRIVALGGNATAGGSAERLLRHALARCEAEGAETSLFAGDAIDLPLYAPHRADRCDKAQALTEALRDADGIIVASPAYHGTVSGVVKNALDYAQDLVSDTQPYFDGRAVGLVAVAGGWQAAGSTLATLRSITHALRGWPTPMAVTANSSQPLFDPDGLLTDDGIAMQLDIMTSQVMMFARMKAGYAAARAAETV, encoded by the coding sequence ATGATCGATCGCCCCGTTTCTGCGCACCGTCCGCGCATCGTCGCGCTGGGCGGCAACGCCACCGCCGGCGGATCGGCCGAGCGCCTGCTTCGCCACGCGCTCGCACGCTGCGAGGCCGAAGGCGCGGAGACGTCGCTGTTCGCGGGCGATGCGATCGACCTGCCGCTTTATGCGCCGCACCGCGCCGATCGTTGCGACAAGGCGCAGGCGCTGACCGAAGCGCTGCGCGATGCCGACGGGATCATCGTTGCATCGCCCGCCTATCACGGCACCGTGTCGGGGGTGGTCAAGAATGCGCTCGACTATGCGCAGGATCTTGTGTCCGACACGCAGCCCTATTTCGACGGCCGCGCCGTCGGGCTGGTTGCGGTTGCGGGGGGCTGGCAGGCGGCAGGAAGCACGCTCGCGACGCTGCGCTCGATCACCCACGCGCTGCGCGGCTGGCCGACCCCGATGGCGGTGACCGCGAACAGCAGCCAGCCGCTCTTCGATCCCGACGGGCTGCTCACCGACGATGGCATCGCGATGCAGCTCGACATCATGACCAGCCAGGTGATGATGTTCGCGCGAATGAAGGCCGGATACGCCGCGGCGCGTGCCGCCGAGACGGTCTAG
- a CDS encoding long-chain fatty acid--CoA ligase produces MRLVDWLDKGASLGADAPCLTMAGKSLSYGEVQRLTHRVARGLGAAGITPGKHVAILSGNDPVAFAIVFAISRAGAVWCPINPRNEAAENAYILDNFDCAALFFHSKFAELVDQLREQLPKLEQLVCLDAEQPFAPSLDQWLAGADDETPFIAAPVSDLAMIPGTGGTTGHPKGVMLTNRNLEAMTALTLMGYPFDGRPVYLAMAPLTHAAGVLAFPIMAHGGEIVIMPYPDIGEFLALASHHRATHTFLPPTLIYMLLDHPALPATDLSAMQCFWYGAAPISPARLEEAIDKLGPVMAQLFGQTEAPMMISMMAPKDHLNPDGSVARHRLSSAGKPGPLVRVAIVDTDGNELPQGERGEIVVRGSLVMDGYYKNPAATAEATLNGWHRTGDIGYLDADNFLFIVDRAKDMIITGGFNVYSAEVEAALLSHPAVQDGAVFGLPDDKWGERVCAVVQLRAGQSANADDIIAYVKAAIGSVKAPKELEIWDDLPRSKVGKVLKKDIRASKLGAA; encoded by the coding sequence ATGCGGCTCGTCGACTGGCTCGACAAGGGGGCGTCGCTGGGCGCCGATGCCCCCTGCCTGACGATGGCCGGCAAGAGTCTGTCGTATGGGGAGGTCCAGCGGCTCACGCATCGCGTCGCGCGGGGCTTGGGCGCCGCGGGGATCACGCCGGGCAAGCATGTCGCGATCCTTTCGGGCAATGACCCCGTCGCTTTTGCCATCGTCTTCGCCATATCGCGCGCCGGCGCGGTGTGGTGCCCGATCAACCCGCGCAACGAAGCCGCCGAGAATGCGTATATTCTCGACAACTTCGACTGCGCCGCGCTCTTCTTTCATTCGAAATTCGCGGAACTGGTCGACCAATTGCGCGAGCAGTTGCCCAAGCTCGAGCAGCTCGTCTGCCTCGATGCCGAGCAGCCGTTCGCGCCGTCGCTCGACCAGTGGCTGGCGGGTGCCGATGACGAAACCCCCTTCATCGCGGCACCCGTCAGCGACCTCGCGATGATCCCCGGGACCGGCGGCACGACGGGGCACCCCAAGGGCGTGATGCTGACAAATCGCAATCTCGAGGCGATGACCGCACTGACGCTGATGGGCTACCCGTTCGACGGGCGTCCGGTCTATCTGGCGATGGCGCCGCTGACGCATGCGGCGGGCGTGCTCGCCTTCCCTATCATGGCGCACGGCGGCGAGATCGTGATCATGCCCTATCCCGATATCGGCGAGTTTCTGGCGCTCGCCTCGCACCACCGCGCGACGCACACCTTCCTGCCGCCGACGCTCATCTACATGCTGCTCGATCATCCTGCGCTTCCCGCGACAGACCTCTCGGCGATGCAGTGCTTCTGGTACGGCGCCGCGCCGATCTCGCCCGCGCGGCTGGAGGAGGCGATCGACAAGCTCGGCCCGGTCATGGCGCAGCTTTTCGGCCAGACCGAAGCGCCGATGATGATCTCGATGATGGCGCCGAAGGATCACCTCAATCCCGACGGATCGGTCGCGCGGCATCGCCTGTCGTCGGCGGGCAAGCCGGGACCGCTCGTTCGCGTCGCGATCGTCGATACCGACGGCAACGAACTGCCGCAGGGCGAACGCGGCGAGATTGTCGTGCGCGGATCGCTGGTGATGGATGGCTATTACAAGAATCCCGCTGCGACCGCCGAAGCGACGCTGAATGGCTGGCACCGCACCGGCGACATCGGCTATCTCGACGCCGACAATTTCCTGTTCATCGTCGACCGCGCGAAGGACATGATCATCACCGGCGGCTTCAACGTCTATTCGGCCGAGGTCGAGGCGGCGCTGCTGTCGCATCCTGCGGTACAGGACGGCGCGGTGTTCGGACTTCCCGACGACAAATGGGGCGAGCGCGTCTGTGCCGTCGTCCAGCTTCGCGCCGGGCAGAGCGCCAACGCCGACGACATCATCGCGTACGTCAAGGCGGCGATCGGCAGTGTGAAGGCGCCGAAGGAACTCGAAATCTGGGACGATCTGCCGCGCTCGAAGGTCGGCAAGGTGCTGAAGAAGGATATCCGCGCGTCGAAGCTGGGCGCGGCCTAG
- a CDS encoding DUF5938 domain-containing protein, translated as MSKKPVIVYGASGYTGRLVCEYLRELGIPFIAAGRDAKRVQEVMDKVPGIETADYEVAEVEHSVEALTKLFKGAKVVCNMVGPFIKYGPETVEACLAAGVHYLDTTGEQDWMMLAQEKWGEGFAKKGLLLSPCVAHMYTTGEIAANIALEAVPGLDTLDMLVLWKGFPTYASVQTIFTILKADWYYLENNKYVQWPTLTKTECNVPGQHATALTLPWGGTSHPLWFKDDPRVSTVKVYGGVFAREVMDNVVEMTKMIDTDIKPLPFAEQEAALSKMAESVQGDMPPRENPRLNTSIDSVHASGPLGRAHVLIHGNCNYKQTGLMQAWCAANLLQQAPRRTGFASACQAFGHREILGTLRQFGLVLKPIVTVQD; from the coding sequence ATGAGCAAGAAACCGGTCATCGTCTATGGCGCCTCAGGCTACACCGGCCGCCTCGTCTGCGAATATCTGCGCGAACTAGGCATTCCCTTCATCGCTGCGGGCCGCGACGCAAAGCGAGTGCAGGAGGTGATGGACAAGGTCCCCGGCATCGAGACCGCCGACTATGAGGTCGCCGAGGTCGAACATAGCGTCGAGGCGCTCACCAAGCTGTTCAAGGGCGCGAAAGTCGTCTGCAACATGGTCGGCCCGTTCATCAAATATGGCCCCGAGACCGTCGAGGCATGCCTTGCTGCGGGCGTGCATTATCTCGACACGACCGGCGAACAGGACTGGATGATGCTGGCGCAGGAGAAGTGGGGTGAAGGCTTCGCGAAGAAGGGCCTGCTGCTCTCGCCGTGTGTCGCGCATATGTACACGACCGGCGAGATTGCAGCGAACATCGCACTCGAAGCAGTGCCCGGGCTCGACACCCTCGACATGCTCGTGCTGTGGAAGGGTTTCCCGACCTATGCTTCGGTCCAGACGATCTTCACCATCCTGAAGGCCGACTGGTACTATCTTGAAAATAATAAATATGTTCAGTGGCCGACGCTGACGAAAACCGAATGCAATGTCCCCGGCCAACATGCGACCGCGCTGACCTTGCCGTGGGGCGGCACTTCGCACCCGCTCTGGTTCAAGGACGACCCGCGCGTGTCGACGGTCAAGGTCTATGGCGGCGTATTCGCACGCGAAGTCATGGACAATGTGGTCGAGATGACGAAGATGATCGATACCGACATCAAACCCCTGCCCTTCGCCGAACAGGAGGCCGCGCTGTCGAAAATGGCGGAGTCGGTTCAAGGCGACATGCCGCCGCGCGAAAATCCGCGGCTCAATACCAGCATCGATTCGGTTCACGCCTCCGGACCGCTCGGTCGCGCGCATGTGCTGATCCACGGCAATTGCAACTACAAGCAGACCGGCCTGATGCAGGCGTGGTGCGCCGCAAACCTGCTGCAACAGGCACCACGCCGGACCGGCTTCGCCTCGGCGTGCCAGGCGTTCGGGCATCGCGAGATCCTGGGTACGCTGCGCCAGTTCGGACTGGTGCTGAAGCCGATCGTCACGGTTCAAGACTGA
- a CDS encoding glucose 1-dehydrogenase, with amino-acid sequence MMRFTGKSVLITGAARGIGLAAAQEFAREGASVTITDIDLEEAEAAAAAIRAEGGKAEARRQDVADEAAWKALIDEIVAREGKLDILVNNAGMGFLKSVVDTGLAEWQRLMAVNLESVFLGVRAGIAAMQDKGGVIVNVASIAANVAEPLFPAYNASKAGVAMLTKAVAVDCARKGWPVRINSLHPGYCETKLVADAVGSLGEAAADFATATVGAIPLGRMATTREIARPLLFLASDDAAYICGSELIVDGGYTAV; translated from the coding sequence ATGATGCGTTTCACCGGCAAGAGCGTGCTGATCACCGGCGCCGCGCGCGGTATCGGTCTCGCCGCCGCCCAGGAATTCGCCCGAGAGGGTGCGTCGGTCACGATCACCGACATCGATCTGGAAGAAGCCGAGGCAGCCGCCGCAGCGATCCGCGCCGAGGGCGGAAAAGCAGAAGCACGGCGGCAGGACGTTGCCGACGAGGCGGCATGGAAGGCGCTGATCGACGAGATCGTCGCCCGCGAAGGCAAGCTCGACATTCTCGTCAACAACGCCGGCATGGGCTTTCTGAAATCCGTCGTCGATACCGGTCTCGCCGAATGGCAGCGCCTGATGGCGGTCAATCTGGAAAGCGTCTTCCTCGGTGTCCGCGCCGGGATTGCGGCGATGCAGGACAAGGGCGGCGTGATCGTCAACGTCGCCTCGATCGCGGCGAACGTCGCCGAACCGCTCTTCCCCGCCTACAACGCCAGCAAGGCCGGCGTTGCGATGCTGACCAAGGCGGTCGCGGTCGATTGTGCTCGCAAGGGCTGGCCCGTGCGGATCAACTCGCTCCATCCCGGCTATTGCGAGACCAAGCTGGTCGCCGATGCTGTCGGCAGTCTGGGCGAGGCGGCTGCCGATTTTGCCACCGCTACCGTCGGCGCGATTCCGCTCGGCCGGATGGCGACGACGCGCGAGATTGCGCGTCCGCTCCTTTTCCTCGCCAGCGACGACGCCGCCTACATATGCGGCAGCGAGTTGATCGTCGACGGCGGCTACACCGCGGTCTGA